In Flavobacterium endoglycinae, one DNA window encodes the following:
- a CDS encoding DUF7507 domain-containing protein, whose protein sequence is MSPKLLLFARSLVLKSIVLFFFLVSFEMAAQSTVSRIITDWKGYWSSTTTTGVGNRPDDVNNLLAFTWHGTTYSTGVNNTILNNNSVTYNAQRFRALKIQTLGSTSSMYFLQGSMIDGSASTATLVPPIAGSTATGAELASRLTDGTNGLTLGTGIANIKAGTAEFKIGTNNLNLSGLGDGIPDLIVTQVADPGGSTPDTFKFIDALGNTVGTELSINFNSVNAVGTYSLDLFKMDGTVGFPAASTRDIRVLGIETSEFGITSANAAQVDRFVVTFSGSSDCAFIAFNTNSLKIAELSLIKKASMASCGKVGDVINYTFDIKNTGEVPITDINVTDPMPGLVITGNPISSLAVGATATVTGTYTITAADVNLGRVINSAKVTGTDPSLNIVEDISGQTYTDNIATTIDLLAPPTIGTITNTTCTALGTVVLNNLPSTGTWTVERSPGLVTTTGTGTTATITGIPAGTYTFRVTNSTGCKSPASASAVITDQSSTTWNGTAWSNGTPTSTKGAVFTGAYTITADLTACSCTINSPVNMVVPSGITLNIVNGLTVNSGASLVFNNNSSLVQTNTGTNINTGNITYRRDTQPVRRYDYTYWSSPITAAPAFTLANLSPATLGDKYYSYNPSTGWVINYNGTLTMAKGTGYIVRAPQTFSIVTPAVYSASFIGVPNNGNTTIAVSPNSWNLIGNPYPSAIDATSLITSNSTIGTLYFWTHNLPPSGSVPGDAIYNYTASDYAVFNLLGSTGTASGSPAPNGYISAGQAFFTNTGSGSSITFTNTMRVAGNNTQFYKTANTNAIERNRIWLNFTNAEGAFKQALVGYAGGATNNWDLQYDAITLDGNTYIDFYSINDNTSLTIQARALPFDDADVVPMGYKATVAGEFTIAIDHTDGLFNQQAIYLEDKKANIIHDLKASDYKFNTETGTFTDRFVLRYTNKNLGTGDFENTEDALLISVKDKTIKIISSKETIKEVNIYDISGKLLYSKKKIGAAEFSISNLQAADQVLVVKTVLENNALLTRKIIFK, encoded by the coding sequence ATGTCCCCGAAATTACTTTTGTTTGCCCGTTCTTTAGTTCTTAAAAGTATAGTTTTATTTTTCTTTCTAGTCTCATTTGAAATGGCAGCACAGTCTACCGTTTCAAGAATTATCACTGACTGGAAAGGTTATTGGTCATCTACTACAACAACAGGAGTAGGAAACCGCCCAGATGATGTTAATAACCTGCTGGCTTTTACATGGCATGGTACGACTTATTCAACTGGAGTTAATAACACGATTTTGAATAATAATAGTGTTACTTATAACGCCCAAAGATTTAGAGCTTTAAAAATTCAGACTTTAGGTTCAACATCGAGTATGTATTTTCTACAAGGGTCCATGATAGATGGATCTGCATCTACAGCTACATTAGTGCCGCCAATAGCAGGATCTACTGCAACTGGTGCAGAACTCGCTTCAAGATTAACAGATGGTACAAATGGCTTGACTCTGGGAACTGGAATTGCGAATATAAAAGCAGGAACTGCTGAATTTAAAATTGGAACCAATAACCTAAATCTTTCAGGTCTTGGTGATGGAATTCCCGATTTAATTGTAACTCAGGTTGCAGATCCGGGAGGTAGTACACCAGATACTTTTAAATTTATTGACGCACTAGGAAATACAGTGGGAACAGAATTATCGATAAACTTTAATTCGGTTAATGCAGTTGGAACATACAGCCTTGACTTGTTTAAAATGGATGGAACGGTAGGTTTTCCTGCAGCCTCAACCAGAGATATTCGTGTCTTAGGAATTGAAACCAGCGAATTCGGAATCACATCTGCAAATGCTGCTCAGGTGGATCGCTTTGTAGTTACTTTTTCTGGAAGCTCAGACTGTGCTTTTATTGCATTCAATACAAATTCATTAAAAATTGCAGAATTAAGTTTAATTAAAAAAGCATCAATGGCCTCTTGCGGAAAAGTAGGTGATGTGATCAATTATACTTTTGATATCAAAAATACAGGCGAGGTGCCTATTACCGATATTAATGTTACTGATCCAATGCCAGGATTAGTCATTACAGGAAATCCTATCAGCAGTTTGGCAGTCGGGGCAACTGCTACGGTAACAGGAACCTATACAATCACAGCTGCCGATGTGAACTTAGGAAGAGTTATAAATTCAGCAAAAGTTACCGGAACAGATCCTTCACTAAATATTGTAGAAGATATTTCAGGGCAAACCTATACAGATAATATTGCAACAACAATTGATCTTCTAGCACCACCAACAATTGGCACAATTACCAATACAACTTGTACCGCTTTAGGAACAGTAGTATTAAATAATTTGCCATCAACAGGAACTTGGACAGTAGAAAGAAGTCCAGGTCTTGTTACTACGACTGGAACCGGAACAACAGCAACTATTACAGGTATTCCGGCCGGGACATACACTTTTAGAGTAACCAATTCTACAGGTTGCAAATCACCAGCAAGTGCAAGTGCAGTTATCACGGACCAATCTTCAACAACTTGGAATGGTACAGCTTGGTCAAATGGTACCCCAACTTCAACGAAAGGAGCAGTTTTTACAGGAGCCTATACTATAACAGCTGATTTAACAGCGTGTTCATGCACCATAAATTCTCCAGTAAATATGGTAGTGCCTTCAGGGATTACATTGAATATTGTAAATGGATTAACAGTAAATTCAGGAGCTTCATTAGTATTTAACAATAACTCAAGTTTAGTTCAAACGAATACAGGAACCAATATCAATACAGGAAATATTACATATAGAAGAGATACACAGCCCGTGCGTCGTTATGACTATACCTATTGGTCTTCACCAATTACAGCTGCACCTGCCTTTACACTGGCAAATCTTTCACCTGCTACATTAGGAGATAAATATTACAGCTATAATCCAAGTACAGGATGGGTAATAAATTACAACGGAACATTGACTATGGCAAAAGGAACTGGCTATATTGTAAGAGCACCACAAACTTTTAGTATTGTAACACCGGCGGTTTATTCAGCTTCATTTATTGGAGTTCCTAATAATGGAAACACAACCATCGCTGTATCTCCAAACAGCTGGAATTTAATTGGAAATCCGTATCCATCTGCAATTGATGCGACCTCATTAATTACATCTAACAGTACAATAGGAACACTTTATTTCTGGACACATAATCTGCCTCCAAGCGGATCGGTGCCAGGAGATGCTATTTACAATTATACAGCTTCAGATTATGCAGTGTTTAACTTACTGGGATCTACCGGAACTGCCAGCGGTTCTCCAGCACCAAATGGTTATATCTCTGCAGGACAAGCATTCTTTACCAATACAGGATCTGGAAGCAGTATTACATTTACCAACACTATGCGTGTGGCAGGAAACAATACTCAGTTTTATAAAACAGCCAATACAAATGCTATAGAAAGAAATCGCATCTGGCTGAATTTTACAAATGCTGAAGGGGCTTTCAAACAAGCTTTGGTAGGATATGCAGGAGGCGCAACAAACAATTGGGATTTACAATACGATGCCATTACACTTGATGGTAATACCTATATTGATTTTTACAGTATAAATGATAATACATCACTTACCATTCAGGCGCGCGCACTTCCGTTTGATGATGCCGATGTAGTTCCAATGGGATATAAAGCTACAGTTGCAGGCGAATTTACGATTGCAATTGATCATACTGACGGATTGTTTAACCAGCAAGCAATTTATCTTGAAGATAAAAAAGCAAATATCATTCATGATTTGAAAGCTTCGGATTATAAATTCAATACCGAAACAGGAACTTTTACAGACCGTTTCGTTCTTCGTTATACCAATAAAAATTTAGGAACAGGAGATTTTGAAAATACAGAAGATGCATTATTGATTTCTGTAAAAGACAAAACGATTAAAATTATTTCTTCAAAAGAAACTATTAAAGAAGTAAACATTTATGATATTTCAGGAAAACTTCTTTACAGTAAAAAGAAAATCGGGGCAGCTGAATTTTCAATTTCAAACCTGCAGGCTGCAGATCAAGTGTTAGTGGTAAAAACTGTACTTGAAAACAATGCGCTGTTAACCCGAAAGATTATTTTTAAATAA